Genomic window (Leptospira andrefontaineae):
CCTGCTAAGGACCAAAGTTCTTCAGCCAGGTGAGGAGCAAATGGAGCAATTAAAAGTAAGAACGGCTCTAGGATCTTGCGAGGTCTGCGTTGGCTTGGAGTTAACTCATTCACAAAGATCATCAATTGAGAAATAGCGGTGTTGAATGAGAAATTATTAATATCATCATCCACTTTTTTGATAGTTCTATGAAGTATCTTTAATTCGTCCTCATTCGGTTCAATATCTTCCAAACGGAAAGATTCTTCTGCGCCTGAATGATATAATCTCCAAACACGATTTAAGAAACGGAACACACCTTCGACACCCCTAGTGCTCCAAGGTTTCACCATTTCGAATGGTCCCATGAACATTTCAAAAAGACGTAAACTATCTGCTCCGAAATTCGTAACCACTTCGTCCGGATTGATCACGTTTCCTAATGATTTGGACATTTTTCTTTTGTCCTCACCTAAGATCAAACCTTGGTGAACCAATTTTTTGAAAGGCTCAGGAGTAGTTACATAACCTAAATCGAATAATACCTTATGCCAAAAACGTGAATAGAGTAAGTGAAGAACTGCATGTTCCGCTCCACCCACGTAAAGATCCACTGGCATCCATGCTTTTTCTAAATTTGAATCTACAAACTTGTCCGGGTTTTCAGGATCTATATAACGTAGATAATACCAACAAGAACCGGCCCACTGAGGCATAGTATTTGTTTCTCTGGTCCCGATCTCACCTGTTTCAGGATCCTTATACTTCAACCAATCTCCTGCTAAAGCAAGAGGAGATTCCCCAGTTCCAGAAGGTTTAAATTCAGATAAATTAGGAAGTTCTAATGGAAGTTCGGACTCAGGAATTGCCTTTGTAACTCCGGAAGGATAATGAACTAAAGGAATAGGTTCTCCCCAATATCTTTGGCGTGCAAACAGCCAATCTCTTAACTTGAATTGGGTTTTTCTTCTGCCGATCCCTTTTTTCTCCGCCCAATCAGCGGTTTTAGAGAATGCTTCCTTATATTTCAGACCATTAATGGAAACTTCGGAAGAAGAAGAATTAATACATACTGATTCTTTGGAATCGAAAGCGCCTTGGGATAGATCCCCTTCGATTACAGGTAGGATATCCAACCCGAAAGCTTTCGCAAACTCATAGTCTCGCTGGTCATGAGCAGGCACTGCCATGATAGCGCCTGTTCCATATCCATATAAAACATAATCACCGATCCACACTGGGATTTTTTTAGAAGGATCCGCAGGATTTAGAACATAAGCTCCTGTAAATACACCAGACTTCTCTTTAGAAAGTTCAGTTCGGTCCAGATCACTCTTTAAAGCGGAAATCTTTTTGTATTCCTGCACCTTCTCCCATTGTTCTTTGGTAGTGATTGAATCCACCAAAGGATGTTCCGGAGCAAGCACCATATAACTTACCCCAAATACGGTATCAGGACGAGTAGTATACACCTTGATCCCGTTTTGTGGAGAAGAACTATCAAAAGGAAATATAAGTTCTAAACCTTCACTCTTTCCGATCCAGTTCTTCTGCATTTCAAGAGTAGAACCTGGCCAAGAAACTAAAGATAGATCCTCCAACAGTCTTTCCGCATATGCAGTGATACGCATCATATACTGCCTCATAGGTTTACGAACTACCTCGTAACCTTTTCCAACCCATTCTTCTACTTCTTCGTTTGCGAGAACCGTTCCTAGACCAGGGCACCAGTTTACCGGAATTTCTGCCTGATATACTAAACGAAATCCGGAGAGAATGGTTTCTTTCTTTGCGTTTGAAAATTCTTTCCAATCTTTTCCGGAGAAGGTTTCGAGGTCCTCAAAGCCTTCTGAGCCCTTAGATTCAAACTTTTGCACCAATTCGGAGATTGGTTTAGCTTTAGAAGCCTGGAAATCATACCAGGAATCGTATAATTTCAGGAAGATCCATTGGGTGAATTTGTAATATTTCGGGTCTGTAGTGGAAATTTCCCTGTCCCAATCATAGGAAAGGCCGATCAATTTGATCTGCCTTCTGAAATTGTCCACATTCTGCTTTGTAGTGATAGCTGGATGGATCCCGGTCTGCATCGCGTATCTTTCCGCAGGAAGACCGAACGCATCCCAACCCATGGGATGCAAAACTTCAAAGCCTTTCATTCTCTTGTAACGAGAAATAATGTCTGTAGCGGTATAACCTTCAGGGTGACCAACATGCAATCCCGCACCCGAGGGATAAGGAAACATATCTAAACAATAGAACTTTGGTTTAGAAGAGCGTAGATCCGTTCGAAAGGAAGAATTCTTTTCCCAATAATCTTGCCATTTTGATTCAATTTTCCGAAACGGATAGTCCATACCGTGAAGTTTTTTCCTCCGGCCTAGAATCCAATTCTTTTTTGCTATACTGGAAGGTGATTATAGAGCTGAAAATCTTCAATGAGAGAGGTTTCCTTCCTTTTAGGAAGAAAAAAGGCATTATAAATTGTTACTAGAAGAAGTGTTTCTAAATTCTCGGGAACCAAAGACATCAATTCGGGTCCGAAATGAAGAAAGCCGGAGGGAAACCGGCTTTCTCTGGGAGTGAAATTCTAAGCTCTTGCTTAGAAAACGGACAAAGATATTGGATGAGATTCTGACTTATTTACGTACTGAGTCAATAACCTTGATAAGTCGACGAAATGTTAAGTTCAAACAATCTCGACAGAGGTCGTACTGAAAGAGATTCGGTGTTTCTTTACCGCATCCTTTACATGTATATTGCTTACTTTGCGCTTGTGTAAGTTCCGCTTCTTCTTCGTTCAAATCCGTCACTGCTAATAATTGCATTTTGCTCCCAGAAAATTCCATCGAATGTCTTTTTATTTACGGAGTGTAAATAAGTCCGAAGATTGATTCTTGCTTTCGGAACTTCTCTCCGTACGTCGAGAGTTACTTTATAAAATCGGCTCACTCTAGAGTCAAAAAAAATTAGGTTGGAAGTTTGTGAAAATGACTGCAATTTTTTTTAAAAAAAATTCTAAGCGCGGTTTTATTTGGAATAGATTTTCAAGTGTGGTTTTTTTTAGGTAAAAATAAATTTCCTGTCAAGTGCCGAGTTTAGGTCAGTCAAAACGAAAGGAAGGTGATCAGTTGTTATCAATATCAGGATTAAACAAGTCTTACACAGTTGCAGACCAAACATTTAATGTATTAAAAGATGTTTCATTCCAAGTAAAGTCTGGAGAATTCGTTGCAGTGATCGGTCCTTCCGGTTCAGGCAAGTCAACATTACTAGCTGTTTCAGCTGGATTAGATAAAGCTGATTCAGGGACAGTACTTTTGGATGGAATCTCCCTATTTGATAAGTCAGAAGACGAATTAGCAAAGATCAGAGGAGAACAATTAGGATTTGTATTCCAGAATTTTCAATTGATCAAGACGTTAAACGCCTTAGAGAATGTATCTCTTCCTCTTGCTTTGACAACAAACCTTTCAGAAAAAGTGATACATGAAAAAGCTATGTATTGGTTGGAGAAAGTTGGTATTGCTCATAGAGCACATAACTTTCCAAGCCAACTTTCGGGCGGAGAAGAACAAAGAGTGGCAATCGCTCGCTCATTTATACATGAGCCTAAACTTCTTTTTGCGGATGAACCTACTGCAAACTTAGATAAGAAGAATGGTGAGAATATCATGTCTCTTCTAAAACAACTGAATAGAGATCGTAAGTCCACTTTGTTAGTTGTTACTCATGATCCAAAGGTTGCTTCTATGGCAGATAGGATATTAGAAATGAGAGATGGAGTTATTTTAAGCGGTGCAAAGCCCAAAACAACTGCAAAGAAGACTACATCTAGGAAGAAAAAATGAATATTAGATTCTTTCTAAGGGTAATGTTCAGAGAAATCTTTTCTAAAAAGACTTCTTCCTTACAAATCATTCTTGCAATCACTATAGGAACTGGGGCCGTCCTTGCAGTTCATTCTTATAGGGACCAATTTACTTCTTCCATCATCAGAGAAGCTAAAAACATCATGGGTTCTGATCTGGTGGTTACAAGTCCATCTCCACTTAGCACTGAACAAACAGCGTTTCTTTCGAAGGAATTGCCAAAAGGAAGCAAATTATCCGAATTGGTGCAATTCCCTTCTATGTTACGCAACCCTGATTCTCAGGATTCCAGCTTATCATTGATCAAAGCGATCCAAGGTGATTATCCCTATTTTGGTGAATTAGAAACGGAACCAAAAGGTCTTTATCGCAAATTAAAACCGGGAGAAATACTTTTAGAAAGCGGACTGATCAAGAACTTAAAACTTAAAATAGGTTCCAAGGTTCAATTAGGAGAAAGTAACTTCGTATTAAAAGGAAGTATCTTAAAAGAACCAGGAATGGCAGGGAATTTTCTCTCCATGGCTCCTAGTTCTATTATAAAAAAGGAATCTTTAGCGGAAACAGGATTGGAACAAAGAGGTTCGAGGATCAGCTACCAAGTTCCAATCCTTCTTCCCAACGGCGCTGACGCAAATGGATTCAAAAAAAGTAAATTTTCTGAATTCGCAAAGAATGATCTGATATTATACGAAAGCACGGAAGCAAATTCAGGATCCCAAAAATTCCTTACGAATACGTTGGATTTCTTTTCCTTATTAGCATTATGTGCATTCTTCTTGGGAGGGATCTCTATCCTGCTCACAAGTAGAGCAGTCGTAAGATCAAAATCCACTACATTCGCTGTTTATAAATGTCTAGGGGCAGGACCAAACTTAGTTTTAGGCCTTGTTCTTTCTGAACTTCTAATATTATCCACGATAGGAGCTATATTAGGATTTTTATTCGGAAGCTTTTTACAAACTCAGATCCCGAATATGGCCGATAAGGAATTCCTTTTTGAACCGAAACTGATCCCGGATCTAAAAGCATTTTTTTGGGCATTCGTATTGGCGTGGGTAGTTCCATTAGTTTCCGCTTGGGAAAGTCTTTCCACTACTCGAAACTTAAGTCCGATGTATGCTCTTAAATCGGATTTTGCAAATGAACTTTCTTCCGTTCCGAAATTGAAATTAAAACAGTCGATCTCATTTATTGCGGTCTTCGGATTATTTTTCGTATTAGCTTGGTGGGAAACCGGAGACTGGATCAAAGGATTAATCCTTTGTGCAACTCTACTCTTCTTACCCATCATGGTTTATCTTGGAATTTTAGGAATTCGTTTTGTGATCCGGTTTTTATTACAAAGATCTGATTTCTCCGCAAGTATAAGAATGGCATTACGAAAACTAGATAGACCTAGAACAGGACTTTCTTGGGTTTCAGTAGGACTTGGTTCTTCGGTTTTCGTTCTATTGCTCAGTATTTTTTTAAGCGATAGTTTATTGGAATATAGTGGAGCGAAAGACAAAGAAAGAAGACCGAATATGTTCGTGTTGGATCTAAGACCGGAACAATTGGAAAGTTTCCAACAAACAGCGGAAAAGTATAAAGTAGAAAAACTTTTAACAGCGCCTGTGATCGGAGCAAGACTCACTCATGTAAACGGAGAGCTTGTTAAAAAAGAAGATATGGAACTTTCCGCTCTCAGAAGAGATTGGAGATCCACCGCAAGAACCAGAGAATATTTCCTATCTTATAGAGAGAATTTATATCCCACCGAAAAAGTCACTGACGGAGACTTTTGGAGAAAGGGAGAAGAAGACCAAATCTCTGTCGAAAAAGAATTTTCCAAAAACTTAAAAGTGGATTTAGGAGATAAACTTTCTTTCTCCATCGGCGGTGTAGAAGTAACCGGAACCATTCGAAATTTCAGAACGGTCAACTGGTCGGACATGAGACCGAACTTTGTGGTCCTATTTTCGAAAGGGATTTTGGAAAAGGCCCCTAAATTCTATTTGAGTTCGTTTTTGTTGGAATCTTCAGACTCCAGATATTCTCTCCAAAAAGAATTATCAAATGAGTTTCCAAATCTTACCATCGTAGACACTGAAAAAGCGGTTCAATCCTTCTTAGGAATTTTAGAAAAGATGTCCTTTGCAATCCGTTGGATGACAGGACTTATCGTTTTATCTTCTTTACTATTGATACTTTCTTCTTTGGAACTAAGCAGAAAGGAAAGATTGGAAGAAACTTCTCTTCTTAGGATCATAGGTGGAACCAAAACATTCTTACGAAAATATTTTTTAGCAGAGTCTTTATTTCTAGCTAATATTTCTTTCGCGTTGGCTTTTGTTTTAGTCTGGGGAGTTTCTTCTTATATGTCTGAGATCATATTTGAGATCCAAGCAAGTGTTCCTTGGTTGGAAATCGGGATCTTTTATATTTCTCTGAATATTGCAGTAGTGGGAATGTATTTCGGAGCCTTAAGGAATGAATGGAAAAGAAGTCCTACTTTATATCTGAAGGAAGTTTAGGGCTGGTATAATCTGAAGAATGTTGGGCGCCCGCCGGATAGATCCGAAGACGCCCTTGTAGGATGAAATAGATTATTTCGAGCGGCCCGCTAACAGATCTGCCGGTTTCAAATCAACTCTCACTGAACAAACCTTATAATTGGAAGCGGTCGGACAGGCTGCCGTTCCTGTGATCTTACATCCTTTAGTTTCGCAACGTTTCCTTGTGTCGAAAGAATCCGATCCGGAAAATCTGCAGTAATCTCTACAAGCGTCGGAACTATTTACTGAACAAAGATAACAACCGTCCGCAGGCAGGTTTTGGGCAAATCCTAAAGACGCAAAAAAGAATATGATAGAAAGTGAATATAGAACCTTTTTCAAATGAAACTCCTATCTTTTGGGGGAAGGACCGTCAGACTTCTTCTCCACTTTATCTTCCAGAAATTCCGCAAATTCTATCTGGCCTTGGATAAAATTCAAATTATAACGGCTTTCGTACAGTAAAAGACTGCTTGCGATAAACAAAAAAATCCCGCCTATCAAAGCGAGTCCAGTGGCTACCCAAGAAGCCGGACTAGAAATCGCTACTATGATCCCCAAACTCAAACTGGAAGAAACAAAAAACAAAGTCGCAGTATATAGAGCGGCCATGGATCTTTGGATCAGATTTGCTCTTTTCTTTTGGACCTTTAATTGTCTTCTAAGATAGGCAAGTCGCTCTTCCGGAAAAGAAAGTCTTCCGTCAACGACACCTTCTATCTCGGTTTTAAGTAAATTAACTCGATCGAATATTCTACCCAAACGATTTGCGGTAGAAAAGATTAAACTAGCACTAGCCGAGATCAAAACGGCCGGTGTGATCATACCGGCTAAAATTTCTGTTCCGATCAATGAAGAAAGCATAGTTCTAGTTCAACATTGGATCTTTTGTATGTTCCACGAAGTACTTATACAATCCACCTTTGCTCTTTAAGGCTTCTT
Coding sequences:
- the leuS gene encoding leucine--tRNA ligase, yielding MDYPFRKIESKWQDYWEKNSSFRTDLRSSKPKFYCLDMFPYPSGAGLHVGHPEGYTATDIISRYKRMKGFEVLHPMGWDAFGLPAERYAMQTGIHPAITTKQNVDNFRRQIKLIGLSYDWDREISTTDPKYYKFTQWIFLKLYDSWYDFQASKAKPISELVQKFESKGSEGFEDLETFSGKDWKEFSNAKKETILSGFRLVYQAEIPVNWCPGLGTVLANEEVEEWVGKGYEVVRKPMRQYMMRITAYAERLLEDLSLVSWPGSTLEMQKNWIGKSEGLELIFPFDSSSPQNGIKVYTTRPDTVFGVSYMVLAPEHPLVDSITTKEQWEKVQEYKKISALKSDLDRTELSKEKSGVFTGAYVLNPADPSKKIPVWIGDYVLYGYGTGAIMAVPAHDQRDYEFAKAFGLDILPVIEGDLSQGAFDSKESVCINSSSSEVSINGLKYKEAFSKTADWAEKKGIGRRKTQFKLRDWLFARQRYWGEPIPLVHYPSGVTKAIPESELPLELPNLSEFKPSGTGESPLALAGDWLKYKDPETGEIGTRETNTMPQWAGSCWYYLRYIDPENPDKFVDSNLEKAWMPVDLYVGGAEHAVLHLLYSRFWHKVLFDLGYVTTPEPFKKLVHQGLILGEDKRKMSKSLGNVINPDEVVTNFGADSLRLFEMFMGPFEMVKPWSTRGVEGVFRFLNRVWRLYHSGAEESFRLEDIEPNEDELKILHRTIKKVDDDINNFSFNTAISQLMIFVNELTPSQRRPRKILEPFLLLIAPFAPHLAEELWSLAGKSDSLTYQGFPGYEEKYLTDDEILIVVQVNGKLRAEFKAAKEIAGDEAIKIAKSLDKVQIFLDGKQIRKEIYVPGKLVNLVVG
- a CDS encoding ABC transporter ATP-binding protein — encoded protein: MLSISGLNKSYTVADQTFNVLKDVSFQVKSGEFVAVIGPSGSGKSTLLAVSAGLDKADSGTVLLDGISLFDKSEDELAKIRGEQLGFVFQNFQLIKTLNALENVSLPLALTTNLSEKVIHEKAMYWLEKVGIAHRAHNFPSQLSGGEEQRVAIARSFIHEPKLLFADEPTANLDKKNGENIMSLLKQLNRDRKSTLLVVTHDPKVASMADRILEMRDGVILSGAKPKTTAKKTTSRKKK
- a CDS encoding ABC transporter permease; protein product: MNIRFFLRVMFREIFSKKTSSLQIILAITIGTGAVLAVHSYRDQFTSSIIREAKNIMGSDLVVTSPSPLSTEQTAFLSKELPKGSKLSELVQFPSMLRNPDSQDSSLSLIKAIQGDYPYFGELETEPKGLYRKLKPGEILLESGLIKNLKLKIGSKVQLGESNFVLKGSILKEPGMAGNFLSMAPSSIIKKESLAETGLEQRGSRISYQVPILLPNGADANGFKKSKFSEFAKNDLILYESTEANSGSQKFLTNTLDFFSLLALCAFFLGGISILLTSRAVVRSKSTTFAVYKCLGAGPNLVLGLVLSELLILSTIGAILGFLFGSFLQTQIPNMADKEFLFEPKLIPDLKAFFWAFVLAWVVPLVSAWESLSTTRNLSPMYALKSDFANELSSVPKLKLKQSISFIAVFGLFFVLAWWETGDWIKGLILCATLLFLPIMVYLGILGIRFVIRFLLQRSDFSASIRMALRKLDRPRTGLSWVSVGLGSSVFVLLLSIFLSDSLLEYSGAKDKERRPNMFVLDLRPEQLESFQQTAEKYKVEKLLTAPVIGARLTHVNGELVKKEDMELSALRRDWRSTARTREYFLSYRENLYPTEKVTDGDFWRKGEEDQISVEKEFSKNLKVDLGDKLSFSIGGVEVTGTIRNFRTVNWSDMRPNFVVLFSKGILEKAPKFYLSSFLLESSDSRYSLQKELSNEFPNLTIVDTEKAVQSFLGILEKMSFAIRWMTGLIVLSSLLLILSSLELSRKERLEETSLLRIIGGTKTFLRKYFLAESLFLANISFALAFVLVWGVSSYMSEIIFEIQASVPWLEIGIFYISLNIAVVGMYFGALRNEWKRSPTLYLKEV
- a CDS encoding DUF2721 domain-containing protein — protein: MLSSLIGTEILAGMITPAVLISASASLIFSTANRLGRIFDRVNLLKTEIEGVVDGRLSFPEERLAYLRRQLKVQKKRANLIQRSMAALYTATLFFVSSSLSLGIIVAISSPASWVATGLALIGGIFLFIASSLLLYESRYNLNFIQGQIEFAEFLEDKVEKKSDGPSPKR